The Treponema phagedenis DNA segment TCGAGGCAATTTTATATATTGTACCGACGTTTACCGCATCAAAGGCACTGTGAACTTCCAAAAACGCCTTTGTTTTTTTCGCTTCCGCTCCATATGTGATCGAACCGTCAAAGCTATAATAACCGCTTTCATCTTTTGCGGATAAATTAAAATCGGTTTTCATTTTTTCCGGTGTAGCGGCAAGTTGTATATCATGTAACTCTGCCGCACCAATTCTGAATAAAGGCACGGAACAAAAGTACCGTCTCCCCCTTTTGTTAAAATAAGCACGGGCGGAAAGGATCTTGCCCGAAGGCAACGTAAATTTATCAATGAAAAAACTCCCTTCAGGGATTCTTTGTTTAAGATCAAATGTAAAAAATGAAGAGAGCACCGCTTGCGGAGAATCAATACGTAGTTTTTTTACCCGTATTTTTGATTCATCTCCCGAAGCATTAATCTGAGCGACAAGCTTTTTTAAATGATATGAATTTGAAAACTTTACCACAGGAATATTTGCCCGGATATCCGAATTCCATGTCAGTCCTTTTGAGGGAACATAGTCCGCAGTAATTTCACCGCTAATATTTGAGTCCGTATCAATCACAAAATTATTCTGATTTAAAAAGCGAATCCATTCAAGCGGACGCATGTTTTCGCAGTTAAACGAGGCATGTATTTCCCCCGTTTTCGGTTTCCACGTAGCTGAAATATCAAAGGGTTGTACATCTCGAATAGTTGTTACGGTTAAAAGCCTTTCTCTATAAAAAGCAAAAAATCTGATAGGAGAGATAACAAAACGATCGCCTTTAAATGTTTCAAGTCCAAAGCTTGCAGTTCCGGATGAATTTCTTTTATCAAATTTTCCTTCCGCAAAAACGGCGGTTTTTAACTGCCCAAAATCCGCATATTTTGTATTAAAATATTCTGTTTCAAAATTCATTTTAAAAATAATATCATCGGCATCCAGCGTAAAATTACCTATCGGAATGATCATCGCAAGCTTTTGCACCGAATCGCTGAAATTAATTTTTGTGTTTTGAATTCGTATATCTAAATTCGTTAGTTTATGATACAACGCATAACCGAATTGTTCAGTCTCTTGTTCAGGAATATCAGTGGCAGGTTCATCGGATTTTAAAAGGCGGCTTATTTTTTCCGCAACGGAACTGTTTTTAACCGTGCTGAATTCTATATCTCCGTCATTTATATGAACCGCTTTAATAATACTAAGCGCATCTCCTGAAAAAAGCGCCCAAAAGTTGTACTTTAAATTAATCCGCGAAAAAAAAGCAATCTTCTCATTTTTTTCCGCATCATAGACTGAGACATTTTTTAATAATATTGAGCGAAAAATAGAAGGAGAAAGAGATTCATATTCAAACTTTAATCCGGTAAGATCTTCTACATAATCCATCCACGCATCTCTGGCAACAACAAGCCTTTTTTCCACCGCTTTTGAAATAGGTTGGAAAATAATCGCCGCCAGTATCGCTACGGCAAAGAGAAGAGAAAGTTCTATTCTGCGAGTACGTGTTTTAGGATTCATCGGGGTACTATTATATCAAAAACAATCATGTTATGATAGAGACTATGAACAGCATCAGAAATTTTATTGTTTTTGAAGGAATTGATGGCACCGGCACCACAAGCCAGCTCAGACTTTTACGGGAACGCTTTGCCGCAATCGGCAAAGCGGAAAAAGTTGTTTTTACGCAAGAACCAACCGATACCGAAATCGGAAAACTTATCCGTAAGGCTCTTTCCAAAGAGCTCAGTTTGGAGCAAAAAACCATTGCACAGCTTTTTGCCGCAGACCGCACCGAGCATATATACGGAAACGCCGGCATCATTGAGCACACGGCAAATGGAAAAGCGGTTTTCAGCGACAGATACTTTTTTTCAAGCCTTGCCTATCAGGGGCTTTCCGTCGGAAAAAGCCTTGCAAAAAAACTGAACGAAGATTTTCCCCTGCCGGAACTCTTATTCTTTTTTGATATACCGGTACAAACCTCTATGAGCAGAATTGATAAACGCGGTTTACAAAAGGAGATTTACGAAAAAAAGGATTTTCAAACAGCCGTACGCCAAGAATATCTTCGTATAATAGAAGAATATGAAAAATCCGCCCCCGAAATGCAAATTATCCGTATTGATGCGGAAAAGGACATACAGGAAATACATCAAAAAATATGGAGTTTTGTAGAAAATCTGCCGAAACTGTAGGTGATGAACAGGTATTTTCTTTTATTCTTTGCACTTATATTCTCTTTTCTTATGCCGCAGCCGGCACCCGCGTATGTTGTGCAATATAAAGAGCAGTTTTATAAGCTGTATCATATTCATTATAAACAGTATCCCGATGATACGATGGAAAATATCTATTGGCTTGAACGGGCGGTCAATGCGGATTTTTGCAATCCATTGTATGCGCTTGGTAAAATTCAGGATAAAAGCGATTGGGAAAAATACCGCTACCTTTTTATGATGCATATTAATCTAAAGCTTGTCGAACAGCATATTCGGTTGGGGCTCAAATACGATAAACAAGTTGCGTATTTTTATAACGCGCCGTGGAAAGAAGAAAGCATCGAAAGTTTAAAAAACGCCGAGGACTGCTACAAGGCGGCTCTGGTGTATTGGCAGGAAGCAAAAATTTGGGCAGAACGGGCAAACGCTTCTCAGTTTAAGTTTTTGTATCTCATGGATTTGCAAGGCTGGGAAGATGAGCGGGAGCGCATAAAAACGGGCAACCTTAATTATCAGCGAACCATCACCCGCGAGCTCGACCGCCTCGCAAAAGTACGCGCCGATTTTATGAATATGGACACAACCTACTAATGCAGCGTTCTTTTGATACCCCAATTCGAGCTTAATACTTCTTATACAAATCGTAAAAAAAAATTTATAAAAAAGAAACCGACACGGCGCAACGGCGAGCAATTTACCATAGGCAAAAACTAACCTATCTGCTTGGAACCACGACCTAATTTTGACATCCGCGTCAAAATTATACCGTGCGAGTTTTAAAGCTTTGTAAATAGTTTTGCTTTTAAACATTGTTTTGCATTGTCCTGATTCTTGTAGTTCACCTGCGAGTTTTAAATTCGTTTTAACATTCGTGTCAAAACAAGCACTTGCAAGTTCACACTCAAAACCTACAGTAAAGCTTTTCCTACGTGCGAAAACTTTTTATCTAAAAAATAAAAACGCTTGTTTTATTGCTCTGAAATCGGTATATTAATTTTGTGCCGATTTGTTAAAAAATAGCAGCTTGGTATAAATCATTTTATGAGGAGTCAGTATGAATATTACAATGGCAGGAAATCCTGTTTCGTTAACGGGTACCCTTGTTAAGGTTGGAGATAAGGCGCCGGATTTTTTGGTAAAAAATAAGGAGCTTGGAAACGTTGCTTTGAAGGATACAAAGGGGCTTCGTTTGTTTGTTGCGGTTCCTTCGCTTGATACACCGGTTTGCGACATGGAAGTTCGTAAGTTCCATAAAGAAGCGGCAGCTGTTCCACAGGTAGAAACAATTGTTCTGTCTATGGATCTCCCTTTTGCACAAGCACGCTGGTGCGGTGCCGCAGGTATTGATACTCTTACGATTTATTCGGACTTTTATAATCACTCGTTCGGAAAAAATTACGGCTTGTATATTTCCGAGCTTGGACTTTTGGCTCGGGCGATTATCATCGTTGATGCAGCCAACACCGTGCGCTATGTGCAGGTTGTTCCCGAGGTTACCCATGAGCCTGATTACGCAGATGTTATTAAAGCTTTAAAGGCTCTTGCGTAATCAAAACTGGTATAACGTTTTTTAACAACTCGATCCGTGTTTGATATACTTTATACGGACTGTAAAAAGTTTCATAAAAAGAGTCCGACACGGCGCACGGGCGAACCCTTAGAATTGCTACTTTTGGTTCGCCTACGAGTTTAAAAGCTTCAATATTTACAAAACAGTGTTGATGCTTTTAAACATCGTTTTGAATTTGAGCACGGGCGAACCCTTAGAATTGCTACTTTTGGTTCGCCTACGAGTTTAAAAGCTTCAATATTTACAAAACAGTGTTGATGCTTTTAAACATCGTTTTGAATTTGAGCACGGGCGAACCCTTAGAATTGCTACTTTTGGTTCGCCTACGAGTTTAAAAGCTTCAATATTTACAAAACAGTGTTGATGCTTTTAAACATCGTTTTGAATTTGAGCACGGGCGAACCTTTAGAATTGCTACTTTTGGTTCGCCTACGAGTTTAAAAGCTTCAATATTTACAAAACAGTGTTGATGCTTTTAAACATCGTTTTGAATTTGAGCACGGGCGAACCTTTAGAATTGCTACTTTTGGTTCGCCTACGAGTTTAAAAGCTTCAATATTTACAAAACAGTGTTGATGCTTTTAAACATCGTTTGAATTTGAGCAAGGGCGAACCCTTAGAATTGCTACTTTTGGTTCGCCTACGAGTTTAAAAGCTTCAATATTTACAAAACAGTGTTGATGCTTTTAAACATCGTTTGAATTTGAGCAAGGGCGAACCCTTAGAATTGCTACTTTTGGTTCGCCTACGAGTTTAAAAGCTTCAATATTTACAAAACAGTGTTGATGCTTTTAAACATCGTTTGAATTTGAGCAAGGGTGAGCAAACTTACCATAGTAATGCTGAATCTGCAAACTACTATCGCTAATGCTCCGATTACTAACAGTAACTTAATTACAAAACGTTATACGAGCCTTTACCTGCCCTTTTAAAATAAGGGCAGAATCTCCTAAACATTACCTTTCGCCCATCCGTAAAATCTTTTCCGCTCTTTTTCTCCAAGGACCGAAAAAGTAGTACAGTATATTAGCAGCGCAGCCTATTGCAAACCCGATTACAATCGCAAGCCATACTCCGTTATATGAAAGATGAGGCGATAAAGCGTATGCGAGCGGGACTCGTACGAGCCACATAGCCAAAAGAGTTGAAATCATTGCAAAAAGTGTATCTCCTGCTCCGCGAATAACTCCGCCGACAATGAACATGGTAGATTGCAATATATAACCCGGTGCCACAATTTTCAGATAGCTTAATCCTATTTTCAGTGCTTCGTCGTTTACACCGAATATGCGCAAAAAGAAAGAAGCAAAGGTTAAAATAATCAGAACACTTATTCCGACAGCTATACAGCCGAGAAATAGCGAGCTTCGCAAGCCACGTCTTACGCGATCTGTTTTTTTTGCACCGAGGTTTTGTCCGGTAAACGATGAAATTGCCATGCCGATATTAATGGCGGGCATTACTGCAAAACTGTCAAGTTTCCCTACTGCGGCATACGCGGCGGCGGCATCGGCTCCAAAAGTGTTTACAATAGAGGTCATTGCTGTTAAACCTGCGCCGACAAGCGCCTGTTGAATACCGGAAGGAAGTCCGAGTTTAATAGAATCCGAACAAATTGCTTTATCAAAACGAAGCTTAAAAAAATTGACCTGCATTTCTTTGATCTTAATTTGTGCATAGGCGATAAGCCAAAACATTGCAACACCTTGAGAAATAATGGTCGCCCATGCGGCTCCTTTTACGCCCCAATGAAAAACGGCAACAAATAAGAGATCCAGAATAATATTGAGGATGGTTGAAATTATCAATCCATAAAGCGGTGTTTTCGAATCGCCGAAGCCGCGCAGCAATGCAGCATAGCCGTTATAGCCGAAGGTAAAAAGCATACCGATAAAAATAATCTGTAGATACTCAACTGCGGAAGGATATATTTCCGGAGGAGTGTGGATTATACGCAATGTCCATGGAGTAGTGATATATCCTAAAACAGAGATAACAATGCCGCACCAAAATAAAATAATGATTGTAGTATGAATAACTTTTTTTACCTGCTCAATTTGCCGCGCGCCGTAAAACTGAGCAAGTAAAATATTTGCCGCCATAGTAAAGCCCATGATAAGCGAAATAAATATAAATATGATAGGGAAAGATTGTCCGACGGCGGCAAGCGCATGCGACCCGATAAATTGACCGACAACAACACTGTCTACAATATTATACAGTTGCTGGAAAATATTCCCTAAAAGCAAGGGAAGGGAAAATAAGGTAATTGCTTTCAGCTCATTACCGACGGTTAAATCTTTCATAAAAGGTGTCTTCCTATTATTGAGATTTTAACTAATCGGTGCACTGCAAGCATATGTGCAGCCACCCGTAGTAAAGTATTATATTCTCCTTTCATTTTTCAAACATTGCTGAAAGACTCAAGAAGTTTTTCTACGACTTTCTCATGTGTTTTTTCTTTGTTCGATAAAAACCCTAAAATTTTTTACCTGCTTAAAATATGAAGTAATAATTTCACTCAAGCTACCCATACTATTAGGAAGCATAATATTCCTCTTTGGTTTAAAAATCTGCTTGCTATCTTGATTTATAACTCCATTTGCAGATTCTATAATCATTTGCGCACTGGCTCTCTTTTAGAATTTTCTGCATTGAGTCAATTTACATTTAGGGGGTACCATAAACTCATCGGTTTCAAACTCTAAAAGTTCGGCATCGCTACAGCGACCGGCATGTTCTGCAGTATAGGCTTTAAAACTCTTTCCCGAATCGTAGAAAGCTTGTAAATCTTTGCAAGAAAACCCTTCCGGATTATGAAACCCCGCGAAATTATTCGGAATAGCGATATCTGTATACCCCAGCGCTATTAAAGATTTATAATAGTTTTTGCAGACTCACTGCTTCGGATCACAATCCGACAATTTTTTTAGTGAATGCTTTTTTTGAGTAAAAGTTCAAAACCTACGAGTATAAGTTCACCAGTATTTGATTCAGTTTGTTCTAAAGAAACGCTCATTACGATAGGATTACCCACAAGGTAAGCATTCTCCATTCAGATTATATAAAAATTATTCAATAAGATTATTTATTTCATTCAAGATATCTTTAAAATCCAATGGTTTTCTAAAAAATTTGTCTGCACCGATCGATAGCATTTCTTCTTCAATATCTTCATCATCCAAAGCAGTGATAACCATGACATAGGGATCTCCAAAAGACGGCTCACTTTTTATTTTTGCACAAATCTGTTTTCCGCCTACACCCGGAAGGTCCAAATCAAGCAAAATCAATCCAACTTTATGTTGTACAAGTTGCGCGCCTGCGTCAAAGCCATCAAAAGACTGATACAGTGTTAAAGAAGGAATATGCTTTCGCAAGTATGCAGCTATCCCATCGTTCAAGCCTTTGTCATCATCAATGATAATCAATGAATTCCAGTGTGGGACATCTTCTTCATCTAAAAGCCCTTCAGGAATTTTCATTCCGCGTTCTTTAATAAAGTCTAAAAAATCTTCTTTGTATACACGATACTGACCACCCGGAGTGTTAAAAGCCTTAAGATAGCCATTACGAATCCAGTTGATTGCCGTTTGATTAACTACTCCACACATATCAGCCACTTCAAGAGCTGAAAACATTTGTATTTTTCTTCTTTGAGTTTTTTTATTCATTTATATATCTCTCCTCTAAGGTTTGGATAGAATTTTTGTAAAACCCGCATTCTTTTAAACATGTTTCCGCCATTGCATAAGAAAAACCTTTGCGCTGTAATGACTGAATGATCTTAGATCTTACACACATTTTTTTCAGCTGTTTTCTTGTGGCTCTTAAGCATAGTTGTTTTTCATCATGTTCAGCAAAGAAACTCTTTA contains these protein-coding regions:
- a CDS encoding MATE family efflux transporter, with product MKDLTVGNELKAITLFSLPLLLGNIFQQLYNIVDSVVVGQFIGSHALAAVGQSFPIIFIFISLIMGFTMAANILLAQFYGARQIEQVKKVIHTTIIILFWCGIVISVLGYITTPWTLRIIHTPPEIYPSAVEYLQIIFIGMLFTFGYNGYAALLRGFGDSKTPLYGLIISTILNIILDLLFVAVFHWGVKGAAWATIISQGVAMFWLIAYAQIKIKEMQVNFFKLRFDKAICSDSIKLGLPSGIQQALVGAGLTAMTSIVNTFGADAAAAYAAVGKLDSFAVMPAINIGMAISSFTGQNLGAKKTDRVRRGLRSSLFLGCIAVGISVLIILTFASFFLRIFGVNDEALKIGLSYLKIVAPGYILQSTMFIVGGVIRGAGDTLFAMISTLLAMWLVRVPLAYALSPHLSYNGVWLAIVIGFAIGCAANILYYFFGPWRKRAEKILRMGER
- a CDS encoding response regulator, which produces MFSALEVADMCGVVNQTAINWIRNGYLKAFNTPGGQYRVYKEDFLDFIKERGMKIPEGLLDEEDVPHWNSLIIIDDDKGLNDGIAAYLRKHIPSLTLYQSFDGFDAGAQLVQHKVGLILLDLDLPGVGGKQICAKIKSEPSFGDPYVMVITALDDEDIEEEMLSIGADKFFRKPLDFKDILNEINNLIE
- the tmk gene encoding dTMP kinase; this translates as MIETMNSIRNFIVFEGIDGTGTTSQLRLLRERFAAIGKAEKVVFTQEPTDTEIGKLIRKALSKELSLEQKTIAQLFAADRTEHIYGNAGIIEHTANGKAVFSDRYFFSSLAYQGLSVGKSLAKKLNEDFPLPELLFFFDIPVQTSMSRIDKRGLQKEIYEKKDFQTAVRQEYLRIIEEYEKSAPEMQIIRIDAEKDIQEIHQKIWSFVENLPKL
- the tpx gene encoding thiol peroxidase, with the translated sequence MNITMAGNPVSLTGTLVKVGDKAPDFLVKNKELGNVALKDTKGLRLFVAVPSLDTPVCDMEVRKFHKEAAAVPQVETIVLSMDLPFAQARWCGAAGIDTLTIYSDFYNHSFGKNYGLYISELGLLARAIIIVDAANTVRYVQVVPEVTHEPDYADVIKALKALA